Proteins from one Streptomyces sp. NBC_00289 genomic window:
- a CDS encoding DUF5134 domain-containing protein: MHGPASPGWLLVALCAATGAYCLLRMRSNVVEQRRAAGGEALMGFGMAAMAVPATVFTPPSWALPGYVAVFGAAAVHALWAARASGHHLHHLVGASAMLYMAVVMAASPTPPGGHAGHGGSDFPPLTGLLLLYFVGYVLLSGVRLVPVAVDAGAVGWGDRPELARACRLTMGIAMVAMLLTL, from the coding sequence GTGCACGGACCGGCCTCGCCCGGCTGGCTGCTGGTGGCGCTGTGCGCTGCCACCGGCGCCTACTGTCTGCTGCGGATGCGCAGCAACGTCGTCGAACAGCGCCGTGCCGCGGGAGGCGAGGCGCTGATGGGCTTCGGGATGGCCGCGATGGCCGTACCCGCGACCGTGTTCACCCCTCCTTCGTGGGCCCTGCCCGGCTATGTGGCCGTCTTCGGCGCGGCCGCGGTGCACGCCCTGTGGGCGGCCCGGGCCAGCGGGCACCACCTGCACCATCTGGTCGGGGCCTCCGCCATGCTCTACATGGCGGTGGTGATGGCCGCTTCGCCCACCCCACCGGGCGGGCACGCCGGGCACGGCGGCTCCGACTTCCCGCCGCTGACGGGGCTGTTGCTCCTGTACTTCGTCGGGTACGTGCTGCTGTCCGGTGTGCGGCTGGTGCCCGTCGCGGTCGATGCCGGGGCCGTCGGCTGGGGCGACCGGCCGGAGTTGGCCCGGGCCTGCCGGCTGACCATGGGGATCGCCATGGTCGCGATGCTGCTGACGCTCTGA